In the Candidatus Binatia bacterium genome, GCAGGAGCTGCATCGAACGAAACAAACCCAAAGATCGCACCCACGGTGCAAGTCACTACGAAAGGCATTGTCCGATGGTTCTGCCACTGAGACCGGCAGAACACGCGCTCTACCCTCTAGCGCAACGGTTCTGCCGCACGTCTCGCGGTCCACAGCACGCGACAACGCGAGCGGTTCGGTACGCGGACCGTGGGCGCAGCCGAATACACTGCAACCGCGGCACGGGGCAAGGATAAAATGCGTTGATCCCTCCGGCGGAACGTTCCGCGCATTGGCGTCGCTCGCCTCGGAGAGCCGACGGGCAGTTCGAGGTATGGAACACGGGGGCGGTGCGACGCGCGGTAGGCCTACCAGCAACGCCCCCGCCCAGGCGATTCGGCACGCGGACACGAGCCCGCCGTTTCATCGGCACAGCGATTATCTCCGGCAAGGCGATACCGGTGGACTGACGGGCAAAGCCTCCTCCCGGTCAGCAGAACTAACGGGCGCAACGAAAGCCGACATCACCGTACGAGCTCTGTGGCAGCAGATAGCCAAGGACCGCGAGCGGGCCGGCGCCCGAAAGAGGATCAAATGCTCCGCCACGCACCAGCGCACCAGGGCCGCTCGTGGTGTCCGCGCCCGCGAGACACATCGAATCATTGGTAAAGCTCCCCCAAGACGCGCAGCCCGTGGAGAGAGGCACCCAGTCCGCCACCCACTCCCACAGGTTGCCCACCATGTCGAAGGCACCATCGTTCGACACACAGTTGCTGCGCGAGCCGGTCGGTACCGGCGCCTCCGGGGGAGGCGAGCTGCTTATGCGGCAGTCCGTGGTCACATCTACTACAGAGTCGGGCGTGCCGGCGACGCCCGCCTGCCACTCCGCGTTCGACGGCAGCCGCTTGCGCGAATTCTTGCACGCCTGCTGGGCCTGAAACCAGGTGATGAACCTGGACGGTATCACTCCCGGCAAACTCACAGCGAAAATGTCGCTGCAGCCGGTCTGCCCGTCG is a window encoding:
- a CDS encoding SUMF1/EgtB/PvdO family nonheme iron enzyme: MKRGTIMIVLGNTLMVASMAWAGFPTAPLTKCPPDAVVAGTVCLDKYEASVWRVPNPTTTNAKLVKKIRRGKATLADLTAAGATQLEFSYEPCASDGQTGCSDIFAVSLPGVIPSRFITWFQAQQACKNSRKRLPSNAEWQAGVAGTPDSVVDVTTDCRISSSPPPEAPVPTGSRSNCVSNDGAFDMVGNLWEWVADWVPLSTGCASWGSFTNDSMCLAGADTTSGPGALVRGGAFDPLSGAGPLAVLGYLLPQSSYGDVGFRCAR